A portion of the Flavobacterium limnophilum genome contains these proteins:
- a CDS encoding PorP/SprF family type IX secretion system membrane protein: MKTRILLFVLMFTGVLSYAQQDAQFTQYMYNTININPAYAGSRGTLSMFALHRTQWVGLDGAPVTNTVSMNTPINESNLGLGISLVNDKIGPTTENAISADLSYTLQTSETWKLSFGIKATANLFDLDASKLNAVDASDPSLQNYSKFSPNIGAGLYLHSDKAYVGFSVPNFIETNRYDDNEVAIFKEKISYYLIAGYVFDLGDTVKFKPALLTKMVEGAPLQVDVSGNFMFYDKFMLGVSYRWSASISAMAGFQITDGLYIGYGYDKETTNLDNYNSGSHEIFLRYELFNNISKITTPRFF, translated from the coding sequence ATGAAGACAAGAATACTATTATTCGTTTTGATGTTTACTGGAGTGTTAAGTTATGCGCAACAAGATGCACAATTCACACAATACATGTACAACACAATCAACATCAATCCTGCTTATGCAGGTTCGAGAGGAACTTTGAGTATGTTTGCCCTGCATCGTACCCAATGGGTTGGACTTGACGGTGCTCCCGTTACCAATACCGTGTCGATGAACACGCCGATAAATGAAAGTAATCTGGGTTTGGGAATATCACTTGTTAACGACAAGATTGGGCCTACTACCGAGAATGCCATCTCGGCCGATTTATCCTATACCCTACAAACTTCGGAAACCTGGAAACTATCCTTCGGAATCAAGGCTACCGCCAATTTGTTTGATTTGGATGCCTCCAAATTGAATGCCGTGGATGCCTCCGACCCGAGTTTGCAGAATTACAGCAAGTTTTCCCCAAACATTGGTGCCGGTCTCTACCTGCATTCCGACAAGGCCTACGTGGGTTTTTCGGTGCCCAATTTTATCGAAACCAATCGCTATGACGACAATGAAGTGGCCATATTCAAGGAAAAAATAAGTTACTACCTCATTGCCGGATACGTGTTTGACCTTGGTGATACCGTAAAATTCAAGCCGGCACTGCTCACCAAAATGGTCGAAGGAGCTCCTCTTCAAGTGGATGTTTCCGGTAATTTTATGTTCTACGACAAATTTATGCTTGGAGTTTCATACCGATGGAGCGCTTCAATTAGCGCCATGGCAGGGTTTCAAATCACCGACGGCTTGTATATTGGATATGGGTACGACAAGGAAACCACCAATCTAGACAACTATAATTCCGGTTCGCACGAGATATTCCTGCGTTATGAATTATTTAACAACATCAGCAAAATCACCACTCCAAGATTCTTCTAA
- a CDS encoding OmpA family protein, with translation MKNFILLYITIISVFSFNSYAQKSQVASADKKYDKFAYIDAIKTYERVAEKGYKSEDMFQKLGNSYYFNGELDKAAKWYDELFTLAPDQQPEYLYRYAQSLKAVGQTDKANQVMEQFNQKAGNDNRASIYGKNKNYLDIIKTNSGRYTIENAGINSKYSDYGSAFFLNKLVFTSARDTGSLMQRKHKWTNQHFTNLYVSDLGEEMNPGKVDKFSKKVKSRFHESSAIFSKDGKTMYFTRNNFLDGKKGKDGKEITLIKIYKASFENEDWDKITELPFNSDSYSVAHPALSPDEKTLYFVSDMPGTIGQSDIFKVQLNEDGSFGTPENLGKEINTEGKETFPFLTDENELYFASDGHPGLGGLDVFVSKMNLDGSFGEIQNLGDGANSPKDDFAYLIDTKSRRGFVSSNRGGGEGYDDIYKFLETRRIKCEQELYGTVTDLATGKILPDSKISLFDSGFNLINTTVTDPAGNYVFAVECGKTYNVRATKPEYTTKELKVTIAKKNNGRTKLDIALEKEKCQVAIGDDLGKCFGIKMIYFDLDKYNIRPEAALDLEKILDVLNQNPTMKLDIRSHTDSRASHKYNETLSDNRAKSTISWLVKNGVDPSRLTGKGYGETQLVNKCADDVKCSEEEHQLNRRSEFIISDL, from the coding sequence ATGAAAAATTTTATACTCCTTTACATAACGATAATAAGTGTTTTTTCATTTAACTCTTATGCCCAAAAATCGCAAGTCGCCTCGGCAGACAAGAAATATGACAAATTTGCCTACATCGATGCCATCAAAACCTATGAAAGGGTGGCCGAAAAAGGATACAAGTCCGAAGACATGTTCCAAAAACTGGGCAATTCCTATTACTTCAACGGCGAATTGGACAAGGCCGCCAAATGGTATGACGAATTGTTCACCTTGGCTCCAGATCAGCAACCCGAATACCTGTACCGATATGCTCAATCCCTCAAAGCCGTGGGACAAACCGACAAGGCCAACCAGGTGATGGAGCAATTCAACCAGAAAGCAGGAAACGACAACAGGGCCAGTATTTACGGAAAAAACAAAAACTATCTCGACATCATCAAGACCAATTCGGGAAGATACACCATTGAAAATGCCGGAATCAATTCCAAATATTCCGATTATGGAAGTGCCTTCTTCTTGAACAAACTTGTTTTCACCTCGGCAAGGGATACAGGAAGCCTGATGCAAAGAAAACACAAATGGACCAACCAACATTTTACCAATCTCTATGTTTCGGATTTGGGCGAAGAAATGAATCCCGGAAAAGTGGACAAGTTCTCCAAAAAAGTGAAATCGAGATTCCACGAATCAAGCGCCATTTTCTCCAAAGACGGGAAAACAATGTATTTCACCAGAAACAACTTTCTGGACGGCAAAAAAGGAAAAGACGGCAAGGAGATTACCTTGATAAAAATTTACAAAGCCTCTTTTGAAAACGAGGACTGGGACAAAATAACCGAGTTGCCTTTCAACAGCGACTCCTACAGCGTGGCGCATCCTGCCCTTAGTCCTGACGAAAAAACATTGTATTTTGTCTCCGATATGCCCGGAACAATTGGCCAGTCCGATATTTTCAAGGTGCAACTAAACGAGGACGGCAGTTTTGGAACCCCGGAGAATTTAGGAAAGGAAATCAACACCGAAGGAAAGGAAACCTTCCCGTTCTTGACCGATGAAAACGAACTTTATTTTGCCTCGGACGGACATCCAGGATTGGGTGGTTTGGACGTATTCGTGTCCAAAATGAACCTCGACGGCAGTTTCGGCGAAATCCAGAATCTGGGAGATGGAGCCAATTCTCCCAAAGACGATTTTGCCTACCTGATTGACACCAAATCCAGAAGAGGATTTGTTTCCTCCAATCGAGGTGGCGGAGAAGGCTATGACGATATTTATAAATTTCTGGAAACCAGAAGAATCAAGTGCGAACAGGAATTGTACGGAACCGTGACGGATTTGGCCACTGGAAAAATACTCCCCGACAGCAAAATCAGCTTGTTCGACAGTGGATTTAATTTGATTAACACCACAGTTACCGATCCTGCAGGAAATTATGTATTTGCCGTAGAATGTGGCAAAACCTATAATGTAAGGGCAACCAAACCCGAATACACCACCAAGGAACTCAAAGTGACCATTGCCAAGAAAAACAATGGCAGAACCAAATTGGACATTGCCCTGGAAAAAGAAAAATGCCAGGTGGCCATTGGCGACGACTTGGGAAAATGTTTTGGAATCAAAATGATTTATTTTGATTTGGACAAATACAACATTCGCCCAGAAGCCGCACTGGACTTGGAAAAAATATTGGACGTCTTGAACCAAAATCCAACCATGAAACTCGACATTCGTTCTCATACCGACAGCCGTGCATCGCATAAATACAATGAAACCTTGTCCGACAACAGGGCAAAATCAACCATCAGCTGGTTGGTCAAAAATGGTGTCGATCCAAGCAGGTTAACAGGAAAAGGATATGGCGAAACTCAATTGGTAAACAAATGCGCTGACGACGTGAAATGCTCCGAAGAGGAACACCAACTCAACAGACGAAGCGAATTTATTATTTCTGATTTATGA